A window of Bacillus toyonensis BCT-7112 genomic DNA:
GCGATTACTGCTTGTAAGTCATCACGGCTTTTCGCTGTAACACGTACTTGATCATCTTGTACTTGTGTTTTCACTTTTAATTTCATTTCTTTAATGATGTTGTTAATTTTTTTCGCGTTATCTTTATCGATACCTTGTTGTAACGTTGCGCGTTGGCGAACAGTGTTACCAGTCGCAGCTTCCACTTTTCCATAGTCCAAGTTTTTAATTGGAACGTTACGTTTTACAAGTTTAGAAATTAAAACGTCTTTTACTTGGTCTAATTTGAACTCGTCGTCAGAAGTTAAAACAAGTACTTCTTTTTCTAGTTTAATATCACTTTTACTTCCTTTAAAGTCATATCGGTTTTGGATTTCCTTTAATGCGATGTTAATTGCGTTTGTTACTTCAGGTAATTCTACTTTCGAAACGATGTCAAAAGAACTATCTTTTGCCATAGTTAGCACCTCCAAATAAATTTCTAATCTTTTTATGTACTGTACATACTAAAGTATAGCTGAAAACGAGCTTAGACTTAAGTGTTTTCATACTGATATTCATGTAACCTCACTTTATTATAGTGAATTTTGGGCAGTTGGACAAATAAAGGAAAAATCGTGTTATAATTAACTTTTGTTTGGAATGATAAAAAAGATAACTTTATATATATAGAAGGGAATTAAAAAATATGTATTTGCAATTAGGATCGATTGAACAGGTAACTGTTTTACGCGAAACGGAAATCGGATATATGGTTGGGAATGAAGAGGAAGAAATTTTCCTACATAAAAACGAAGTAGCTGGAGAAATTGAAGAAGGCGATACAATTGATGTATTCTTATACCTTGATCACCAAAATCGTATTTCAGCAACAATGAAGGAGCCAATTATTACAACACATGATTGGAATTGGGTAAAGGTTGTAGAAGTTATTCCTAGTTTAGGTGTGTTTGTTGATATTGGTGTATCAAAAGATATACTAATTCCACTTGATGAGTTCCCGATTTATATGCCAGTATGGCCAGAAGTAGGCGACGAATTATATTGTACGTTAAAATTAACGAATCGTGATCGTTTAATCGCTCTTCCAGCAAGAGACAGTGATATGCAAGAAATTATCGTAGATGCGACGCCATCTATGCGTAATAAAAACGTCAATGGACGTGTGTATCGTTCACTTCAAGTTGGTTCATTCATACTAACTGATGAGCATTTCCGTGCTTTCTTACACCATACAGAAAGAAAAGAACAAGTCCGCATCGGTGAGCGTGTAACAGGTCGTATTATTGACGTGAAAGATGACGGTACAATCAACATTTCACTTCTTCCTCGTAAAGAAGAAGGAATGGAAGATGATGCTGCAGTAATTTATGAATATATGGAAGAAAGAGGCGGAGCAATGCCGTTTTGGGATAAGAGCCACCCAGAAGACATTAAAGAACGTTTCAATATGAGTAAAGCTGCGTTTAAGCGTGCGCTTGGTAAAATGATGAAAGAAGAAAAGATTTACCAAGAAGAAGGTTGGACTTACTTTAAGAAATAAAGTGAATGAAAAAGAACTATTTTTTCTCTAAATTTTTAAGAGAAAAAATAGTTCTTTTTTTATTATAAAGTAGATAAAAAGTAAATAAGGTGTAATAAAACGTTTAATCTACAAATATTTTACTGTATTTATAAGGAAAAAAGAATATAAAATGGTAAATTGTAGGAAAATATACATTTTTAGAAAAAAGACACAATATTGTCGTTTTTATATTGAAGATCACCAGAAAATTCTTTAAATTGTTAATTGTAAGAATGAAAACAGATGAGAATGGCCACGTACGTACGTATATCGCACCGAATGATGCTGGTGTAACATATAATTATGATCAAACAGGGAAACTATCGGATTTAGCTATTGCAACACCACAGCAAATGCTACTATTAGAGAAATATGAGTATGACAAAACAGGAAACCGTACGAAGATTAAACATGAAAGTTCTGATGGGAAAATAACGGAAACAAATTACGTATACGATCCAATTAATCAATTATTAAAAGAATCTACACCAAATGGAACAGTTAGAGACTACACGTATGATGGATTTGGCAATCGTACGAGCGTGAAAATAACAGAAAATGGAAAAGAAACGAAATCAGTAATCGCAACATTTAACGAAGGAAATCAACTTCTAAAATTCGGAAACGAATCGTTAACGTATGACGCAAATGGTAACCGTACATCTGATGGGAAATACACATACACATGGAACGAAGCAGACCAACTTGTTGCTGTAACGAAAAAAGGGGAAGGCAAACCGTTCGCAACATATAAATACGACAACGAAAACCGTCGTATTGAAAAGAACGTAAACGGACAAGTAACCCGTTACTTCTACGACGGTGACAGCATTAACCCGCTATACGAAACAGGCGGGAACGGAAAAGTCCTCCGTCAATACGTTTACAACAAAGACGGTGTCCGCCTAGCAATGAAAATCCAAGATCAATCGGTATACTACCACTACAACCCGCGCGGTGACGTAATAGTAATGACCGACAAGGACGGACAAATAGTCGCAAGCTATGAATATGATGCATGGGGTAACGTCCTAAAGAGCGAAGCGAAAGGAATCGCAGCGGCCAATCCATTCGGATATAAGGAGAAAATATGGATAAATATATTGAAATACACAAACCTGCAACAGAAAATAACGAATATTTTCTAGTGTTAGATGAACATGATAATTTTGAATTGGTTATCAACGATTAATAGATATATAGTTGATGTTGATACAAGCATGGAACAATTTATGGAAACAATGATGTCGAAATTTCATTTATATCTTTTAGTGGATTGTGAAGGGGTTCAAGAAGAATTAACAAAGGTGCAAAATTATATTTAGGAAAAAGAATTAAAAGAGTTAAACTGGAAAAAGTCGACCGTAAAGAGCGCAATTTTAATAAAACAGAATGATCCTGCAACTGATATTTTCGATGTGATTTCTCCTGTATGTATGGAGGGAAGCCTCATGTTCCTTTTCTCTGAAAAGGAAGTAAACGAAAATGAATTAGAGAGTATTATAAAACATATAAAATTTGATCGGACAAGAGTATATTTCAATAAAGAAACAATTGAACTGGCGGGGGGAATGGGTTATATAGTAGGGCATTTTGAAGATGAGTATTATATAGTATCTTTACGTTCGGAAAAGCAAGTATTTGTTTGCTTTGCAGAAGAATGTATCATAGGCTAGAATACAAGCAATAAAACATGAAATAAAAAAAGCACAGTCTTATCTTTTTAAATAAGACCGTGCTTTTTTTAGTTTCCCCGCTCAAATATAAGAGAAAATGTATCGTTTAATTCACTATCATTTATTTTAATATTTGCCTTTTTTAATTCGTCTTGTAATAGTTTTTGACTGAATGTAGGGTCAGCGATACGTTCTTCTTCTAAGTTTTTACGAATGGAGTCTTTCACTTCATCGTAAGGCTTTAAATCCTTTTTATCAGTTAATTTAATAATGTGATAGCCGTTCGTTGATTTGACGGGATTGCTAATTTCGCCAACTTTTAGTTTGTAGGCAGCTGTTTCAAATTCAGGCGCCATTGTACCTGAATTAAAGTATCCGAGGTCTCCGCCTTTTTCTTTTGATAGTAGATCTTGTGATTCTTGTTTTGCTAATTCTTCAAATGAAGCACCAGCGTCTAGTTTTTTCTTTATTTCTTTCGCTGCATTTTCATCGCTTACTAAAATGTGACTCGCTTTAATTTCTGGTTTATAGTGGTCTTTCACGTCTTTTTCTGTAACGCTTTTCTTAACGGCTTCATGCAGAGCGAGTTTGAACTTCATTTGATTTTTGAAATCAGCCTCATCTTTTAAACGATTGTTTTCTAAAAATCCTTTGAATTGGTCTCCAAATTGATTTTTTACTTTTTGGACCTCGTTATCTACATCATCGTCAGATACTTTATATTTTTTTGTAATAACGTCGTATGCCATCATTTCGTATAGCATGTCTTTTCCGTAACGATCTTTCAATTGTTTTTCGAAGTCGCTCTTCGTAATGGTTGAGTCTGTTGCTGTAGCGACTGTAGCTGATCCATTCTTTTGTCCGCAAGCAGAAAGCATTAATATACTTATTAGTGCAGTAATAATGAAAATATGTTTCCCTCTCATGCTAACACCTCATCCGAATATGTTATCGCTATTGTAGAATATAGAAGTGAACATGAAGTGAATTTTTAATGTTTTTTCCTGTGAAATGTAAAAAAAGTACATCAACAATTATGTTGATGTACGATGGGATCAAAGGTGATCAGTCTTCTTGGAATATGCGCGCTTGCCCTGCTGAATATTTTTTTGCTCTTGCTCATTTTTTTGCGTGCGTTTTGCATTATTATCGCGAGCTTTTTTGTCGTTATCACTCGTATGTGGCATATGTATCAACTCCATTTCTAAACGTTGTACGTTTATCATTTCCTTTTTCGTAAAGACTATGTATAGCGGTGCATTTATGAAGGGTAAAGGTGGATTAGAGATGGATTTGAAGTTGAATTATACCGAACTTATTAAGAAATTAATCGTTGTAATTATCGCAGGTTTATTAAATGCGATTGGAATGAATTTGTTTTTAACACCAGCGAAAGTGTACGCGAGTGGCTTTGCTGGATTGTCTCAATTACTATCACAAATATTAGGTGATTTTTTATCTATTCATATATCTACAGGGGTGTTGTTTAGTTTATTTAATATTCCTGTCGTTATTTTAGCGTGGAAAAAGGTTGGGAAGGCTTTTACGTTTTTTAGTTTTCTATGCGTTATATTTATGACCTTGTTTTTAGAAATTATCCCAGTTCGAGCGGTTTCGAACGATATTATACTAAATGCAATTTTTGGCGGCATTATTTCAGCGATTGGGGTAGGGGTTGCATTAAAATGGGGTGCTTCTACAGGTGGTTTAGATATCATTGCGATGATTTTATCTAAGATAAAAGATAAACCTGTCGGTACATACTTTTTCTTTTTTAATGCAATTATTATTATCGCTGCGGGTTATGTATATGGGTGGGAGAAAGCGTTATATACGTTAGTAACTTTATATGTATCAACGAGAATTATTGATGCCATCCATACTCGCCATGTGAAAATAACAGCGTTAATCGTTACGAAAAATGGTGCAGACGTACGAAAGGCGATTCACTCACGATTAGTGAGAGGGATTACAACTATACCTGCAACAGGTGCTTACACAAATGAAAATAAGGAAATGTTAATGATGGTTATTACTCGTTACGAGTTGTACGAATTAGAAAGGGTTATTAAACAAGTAGACCCAGGTGCGTTCACAAATATACTGCAAACGGTCGGGGTATTCGGATTGTTTCGAAAAGATTAAAGAGGACCAAAGCTGGTCCTCTTTTTTAATGCAAATTCGTAATGTTTTGCAACTGCTCCTGCATCTCGCGTAGCTGAACTTTCTCAGCAGTTGAAGAGTTTGCGTAAGCGGATTGCAAAGCGTTTTTTGCTGTATATACGAGATCTTGTTGTTCAGCGCCGCTTGAACAAGATACGGCATTTGCAACAGCATCTCTAGCTTGTTGGAATAGTAAGTTCCCCATTTAAACCCCTCCAAAAGAAGAGTTACTTCTCGCTTTTTCTGCCTCAGCTAATGTACCTCTGTACGGGAATCTTGCATCATGCTTCATAACAGCATCGGCTCCTTGTTGGATAAAACGTTTTGATTTGTTCTTTTTACCCATTCGAAAAACCCCCTTTATTTAGCTGAAAACAATTGACGCGTTAACTCGGCGTCTAATTATAGTATGAGCGTTTGGCGAGAAACTATAAGCAGGGAATTTTTAGATTACAATCCAAGAACCTCTTCTAAATATAGAGCGATGCCATCTTCTTCATTTGTTAATGTCGTATGATTGGCGAGTGATTTTAATTTAGGTATTGCATTACCCATTGCGATACCGTGACCAGCAAATTCAATCATTTCAAAATCATTATCTTCATCACCGAAAGCGATAATGCGCTCTTTTGGAATGTTGTAATGACTAGAAATTTTTTGCAATCCGACCGCTTTATTTAATCCACTTTTTACAATTTCAATAATTGGCCAAGGTGCGCCCCATTTTCTATGATCGATCACTTCAGCGTGCATATCAGTTAAATGTTGACGAATTGCAACGGAATGATCATCGTGTGCGTCAATTAATAAACAAGTCGGATGGTCGTTTAAAATATTTAATAAATCTCCTGTGAAAATCTTTGGAGAACCAAATTCGAAAATGTGTTTTTTATCTTCATCAATTTCACGAACGTACACATCATCCATCACTTCAGCGTATATATTTTTTACGCCGAAATCAAAGCAAGCTCGGACAATTTCTTGGGCTGTTGCTAGCTCAAGTGGAGAGTGATGTGTGCCCCAATTTGAATCAAGAGGGTGATGCACGTAAGCACCATTAAAGTTTACAATCGGTGTATTAAGATTAAGTTCTTTATAATAATCAAAACTAGCACGGAATGGACGTCCTGTTGAAATGACGACGATATGCCCTTGTTCCTTTGCTTTTGTAATTGTCTGTTTCGTTCGAGTGGAAATTATTTTGTTGTCTGTTAATAAAGTGCCGTCTAAGTCTAATGCGATTAAATGTTGTTTACTCATAATTTCACCTCTTATAATAATTTTTTTGTATCTATCTGTATTTCCGTTTTTAATATGCAGAAATAAGAGGTTAGACTGGGTGAGACCACCATAGATGGAAAGTTCACTATATATCCATCTTACGTCGCAAAGTACGGTGGTGTCTACTATTTCTCGTTGGAAATCAAGAAAAGTCAATATTTTTTTAGAAAGTTCAAACAATGTTTCTTTCATTATGTACAAATTGTGAAAAGGGTTACATTGCCCGTATGAGGAGGCTTATAATAAACATGTAATCTTCTCGTATATGTTTGACTCTCCTTTGAAGCTAGCCTACAGGTAGGTTGGTTTCTTTTTTTTCTACAAGTAAGGAAGTAATCCCTGCTTAAGCTTGTGTAATTATATATATTGTAAATCGGTGAACTGTAGTACTTGTTTCCTAAACATGACAGAAAAGCTTTCTTTTAAAATGGATATACTAATGAGGCAAGACGTCATGGAAGGAGAATGAAGATGGGACAAAATCGCAGGTTTCGTTCTGGACAAAAAGCGCCAAATGATGGCGTTTACGTAGAAATTGGTGAAACGGGAAGTATGGTAAAAAATCCGCAAATGGTACAATTAAATGCCGGTGAAAAGTTTCCAGATAACACGAATCATAACCGTCAGTGGACATATAAAAGAAAACCGTAACAGAAGCCGCAATCTTTATTGCGGCTTTTTTTTGTTACATAATATAATTTCATTTACTGTACTTTTTTAAGTAGCATAATGAATGCTCCCTTTTTCTTTTTCCAATAATAAGTTTGAAAATACATAGGCAAATTTATTGTATAAAAAAGTAAGTTGGCGTATAATCAAATCAAAGGTCAAAGAAAGTCAAACTTTTGGAGGGCTGTAAAGATGGACTTAAATCAAATGACAACGAAAACACAAGAGGCGATTATGAGTGCCCAATCTTTAGCGGTATCTCATCATCACCAAGAGGTGGATACTGTTCATCTATTACTTGCATTATTAGAGGAGCAAGATGGATTAGCAGTACGTATATTTCAAAAAATGAATGTTGATATAGAAGCATTGAAGCAAGATGTAGAAAATGTAATTAAAAAGAAACCTTCTGTAACGGGAAGCGGAGCAGAAGTTGGGAAATTGTATATAACAAGCAATCTGCAGCAACTGCTTGTAAGAGCAGGGAAAGAAGCAGAAAAACTGCAGGATGATTACATTTCAGTAGAACATGTATTGCTTGCTTTTTCTGAAGAAAAAGGCGATATCAATCATTTATTTACAAGATTGCATATTACGAAAGATAACTTATTACAGTCTTTAATGACAGTTCGGGGGAATCAAAGAGTGACTAGTCAAAATCCAGAAGCAACTTATGAAGCGTTAGAAAAATATGGCCGTGATTTAGTGGCGGAAGTGAGAGCAGGGAAAATTGATCCTGTTATCGGACGAGATAGTGAAATTCGCCGCGTTATTCGCATTCTTTCACGTAAAACGAAAAACAACCCTGTTTTAATTGGTGAGCCAGGTGTTGGTAAAACAGCAATTGTTGAAGGATTAGCACAGCGTATCGTGAAAAAAGATGTACCAGAAGGGTTAAAAGATAGAATAATCTTTGCATTAGATATGAGTGCACTTGTAGCCGGAGCAAAATTCCGTGGTGAATTTGAAGAGCGCCTGCAAGCTGTATTAAATGAAATTAAAAAGAGTGAAGGCCGTATTTTATTATTCATTGATGAACTTCATACAATCGTCGGTGCTGGTAAAACAGAAGGTGCGATGGACGCAGGGAATATGTTAAAACCGATGCTTGCTCGTGGTGAACTGCATTGTATCGGGGCAACGACATTAGATGAATATCGTAAATATATTGAGAAAGACCCAGCGTTAGAAAGACGTTTCCAACAAGTATTAGCAGAGGAACCGACTGTTGAAGATACAATCTCCATTTTACGTGGTTTA
This region includes:
- a CDS encoding Cof-type HAD-IIB family hydrolase yields the protein MSKQHLIALDLDGTLLTDNKIISTRTKQTITKAKEQGHIVVISTGRPFRASFDYYKELNLNTPIVNFNGAYVHHPLDSNWGTHHSPLELATAQEIVRACFDFGVKNIYAEVMDDVYVREIDEDKKHIFEFGSPKIFTGDLLNILNDHPTCLLIDAHDDHSVAIRQHLTDMHAEVIDHRKWGAPWPIIEIVKSGLNKAVGLQKISSHYNIPKERIIAFGDEDNDFEMIEFAGHGIAMGNAIPKLKSLANHTTLTNEEDGIALYLEEVLGL
- a CDS encoding YjzC family protein, with product MGQNRRFRSGQKAPNDGVYVEIGETGSMVKNPQMVQLNAGEKFPDNTNHNRQWTYKRKP
- a CDS encoding YajQ family cyclic di-GMP-binding protein, translated to MAKDSSFDIVSKVELPEVTNAINIALKEIQNRYDFKGSKSDIKLEKEVLVLTSDDEFKLDQVKDVLISKLVKRNVPIKNLDYGKVEAATGNTVRQRATLQQGIDKDNAKKINNIIKEMKLKVKTQVQDDQVRVTAKSRDDLQAVIAAVRSADLPIDVQFINYR
- a CDS encoding YitT family protein, producing MDLKLNYTELIKKLIVVIIAGLLNAIGMNLFLTPAKVYASGFAGLSQLLSQILGDFLSIHISTGVLFSLFNIPVVILAWKKVGKAFTFFSFLCVIFMTLFLEIIPVRAVSNDIILNAIFGGIISAIGVGVALKWGASTGGLDIIAMILSKIKDKPVGTYFFFFNAIIIIAAGYVYGWEKALYTLVTLYVSTRIIDAIHTRHVKITALIVTKNGADVRKAIHSRLVRGITTIPATGAYTNENKEMLMMVITRYELYELERVIKQVDPGAFTNILQTVGVFGLFRKD
- a CDS encoding DUF3813 domain-containing protein, which produces MGNLLFQQARDAVANAVSCSSGAEQQDLVYTAKNALQSAYANSSTAEKVQLREMQEQLQNITNLH
- a CDS encoding CvfB family protein, which codes for MYLQLGSIEQVTVLRETEIGYMVGNEEEEIFLHKNEVAGEIEEGDTIDVFLYLDHQNRISATMKEPIITTHDWNWVKVVEVIPSLGVFVDIGVSKDILIPLDEFPIYMPVWPEVGDELYCTLKLTNRDRLIALPARDSDMQEIIVDATPSMRNKNVNGRVYRSLQVGSFILTDEHFRAFLHHTERKEQVRIGERVTGRIIDVKDDGTINISLLPRKEEGMEDDAAVIYEYMEERGGAMPFWDKSHPEDIKERFNMSKAAFKRALGKMMKEEKIYQEEGWTYFKK
- the prsA gene encoding peptidylprolyl isomerase PrsA, yielding MRGKHIFIITALISILMLSACGQKNGSATVATATDSTITKSDFEKQLKDRYGKDMLYEMMAYDVITKKYKVSDDDVDNEVQKVKNQFGDQFKGFLENNRLKDEADFKNQMKFKLALHEAVKKSVTEKDVKDHYKPEIKASHILVSDENAAKEIKKKLDAGASFEELAKQESQDLLSKEKGGDLGYFNSGTMAPEFETAAYKLKVGEISNPVKSTNGYHIIKLTDKKDLKPYDEVKDSIRKNLEEERIADPTFSQKLLQDELKKANIKINDSELNDTFSLIFERGN
- a CDS encoding DUF3941 domain-containing protein translates to MPHTSDNDKKARDNNAKRTQKNEQEQKNIQQGKRAYSKKTDHL